Genomic window (Scleropages formosus chromosome 16, fSclFor1.1, whole genome shotgun sequence):
CCTTCCTGCCCAAGGTGATGGAACTGCAGCCCCACTCTGTAAACGCTGTGTGCAAACACTAGGTGGCATGATGGTTAAATGGCTTCCAACCTTCCAGATGGTGGCTCAGAAGTCCGGCAACATAATCAACATGTCATCGGTGGCGTCCAGCATAAAGGGTGCGGCTTCCTGAAGCGTCGCGTGTTCGGCGAGCAGCCGCTTCGCTCCCATTGGCTGTGTTGGAATGTTTGTCCGTCACGCTTACCTCGTTTCAGGTGTGGTGGACAGGTGCATCTACAGTACGTCCAAGGCCGCCGTCATCGGCCTCACCAAGTCTGTGGCGGCAGATTTTATCGCCCAGGGCATCCGCTGCAACTGCATCTGCCCTGGTAAAAACATGGGTTcctggtcaaaagtttgagtccaCCTGCTTGACCTCCTGGTTCCTGCATTTATTTGACTTTTACAGgatgtaaaaaaagaatttggggggggggggttccccctttcacatatttacagataaaaagaaaagtgtgaacCTCATAATGGGTGTATACGGTTCCAGTGAAAAATTTGAGGACACTGGCTGAACTCCCTCAGCCCCCCCTCCACAATTCTTTTAGTACACGCATGttcttaatttttgctttaaatgtgcatctttatatatatagctatacagtataaatgcaGGAACCTGGTTTTCaagcaggtgtactcaaacttttgaccggctgtgtgtgtgtgaccacagGGACGGTGGACACCCCGTCACTGAGGGAGAGGATGGCGGAGAGGCCCGACCCTGAGCAGGTGCGTCACTGAGGGGACACCCCCGTCCCTTTgaccgcagtgtgtgtgttgaacgGGTTTGTTCCAGAGTTCTCCCACCAAAGAGAGTCTTGTCTTCCTTGTCATGTCGTTGGTCCATAGTACTGTGATCAATTAAACTGCATAACTAagcagggccagcagggggcgcagtggttagtgctgacACATTTGGACCCAGCAGAAGATGAGATTCGAGTCATACCTCTTGCTGTACTGCCCTTGCTCAAAGTACTTTACCTTGgactgaaagtaaaaattaccctgctgtataaacaggtaaattcgTGTAAGTCGCTTAATGTAATAAGTCATTTCAGGAAAAACAGCAGATAAATGTAGTATAattttcttcctcttcattttctttatctATATTTTTACTCTTTGTCCCCTTGTATCCCTGTGTGGTGACATTTATTCATAGGTGACTTTCAGATGAGCGACATATAGATCATGGTAAATGTACTGCAGTAATTTGACTCCTGGAAAGTGACCTCCTGCACCACCTGTGCTGTGATTTAAGGCCCGTAAGGACTTCTTGGCCCGGCAGAAGATGGGCAGGATGTGCACGGCGGAGGAGGTGGCTCACCTGTGCGTGTACCTGGCCTCCGACGAGGTGAGCgcagtggggtggggtgggctgggttgtttttcaataatgtGGTTAAATGTATGGGGCTTCAAACCACCTCCCTACCGGAGCATCACCATGGATTACCGCAGAAAGACCGAAAATTAAACTGAGGTGTGAAAACTTGAGAGGTTCCCGACTCCAGCTGATAAGCGAAAATCACACACTTTACGGCAGAGGTTTCCGGATGTTTCCTCAGTAATCACTGAGGGATTTGGGAAACTGGTGGTTTTGTGAGCTTTGTGTTTATACGCTTCTCTCTGCAACTGCAGTCTGCCTTCGTCACCGGGACGGAGCAGGTCATTGATGGAGGGTGGCGCCTCTGAGGACCCAGCGTGGAGACCACTGAGCCCCGGAGGCCTCGGGTTCGACTGGACTGCAGAAGCTAGTTAGCAACTTGGAGGAACAAAGCCAGCTTTTAGTTGATCTGTAGCAAAACTCTTGACTGGGCACAAGATTTTTACAATCAtgcatttttcttcataaagAAACCAATAAACATCCATCTGTATGTGAAACATggatttttattgttatgattaaaaaaaaaaaatttaaaagtttcCTAatgagggcagcagggggttagtggttacagctgccaccttagtgcctaaaggttgcaagtttacATCTCCTCATCCCTCTCctcttgctgt
Coding sequences:
- the bdh2 gene encoding dehydrogenase/reductase SDR family member 6 produces the protein MGRLDGKVIVLSAAAQGIGRAAAIAFAREGAQVIATDINGKKLKELDGLSGIKTRVLDVTKRDQIEALARELDRVDVLFNVAGFVHHGSILDCEEKDWDFSMNVNVRSMYLMIKAFLPKMVAQKSGNIINMSSVASSIKGVVDRCIYSTSKAAVIGLTKSVAADFIAQGIRCNCICPGTVDTPSLRERMAERPDPEQARKDFLARQKMGRMCTAEEVAHLCVYLASDESAFVTGTEQVIDGGWRL